A DNA window from Theobroma cacao cultivar B97-61/B2 chromosome 5, Criollo_cocoa_genome_V2, whole genome shotgun sequence contains the following coding sequences:
- the LOC18598301 gene encoding vacuolar protein sorting-associated protein 55 homolog: MFSASILLQILACALYNNWWPMLSALMYVLVPMPCLFFGGGSTQFLISRDGGGWIDAAKFLTGASAVGSFAIPIILRHAHMISTGAMFIEFTSFIIFVCTVLCFHRASLEDDW; encoded by the exons GCTTGTGCGTTATACAACAACTGGTGGCCAATGCTTTCAG CTCTCATGTATGTTCTGGTGCCGATGCCTTGTTTATTCTTTGGAGGTGGGTCAACTCAGTTTCTAATTAGCCGAGATGGTGGGGG TTGGATAGATGCTGCCAAATTTCTTACAGGGGCATCTGCTGTGGGAAGCTTTGCAATTCCCATTATTCTTAGGCATGCTCATATGATTTCAACTGGTGCAATGTTCATTGAATTTACATCGTTCATCATATTTGTCTGCACCGTCTTGTGTTTTCACCGTGCTAGCCTTGAAGACGACTGGTAA